In Acanthopagrus latus isolate v.2019 chromosome 16, fAcaLat1.1, whole genome shotgun sequence, one DNA window encodes the following:
- the ckba gene encoding creatine kinase, brain a isoform X2: protein MPFGATHNQMKMKYSSEAEYPDLTKHNNHMAKVLTAAMYEKLRSKETPSGFTLDDVIQTGVDNPGHPFIMTVGCVAGDEETYEVFKDLLDPIIEDRHGGYKPTDKHKTDLNSANLKGGDDLDPNYVLSSRVRTGRSIRGFCLPPHCSRGERRAVESLSIEALASLSGDLKGKYYALKNMTDAEQQQLIDDHFLFDKPVSPLLLASGMARDWPDARGIWHNDNKTFLVWVNEEDHLRVISMQKGGNMKEVFERFCTGLTKIESLFKDRGHAFMWNEHLGYVLTCPSNLGTGLRAGVHVKLPNMSKHAKFEEVLKRMRLQKRGTGGVDTAAVGGVFDISNADRLGFSEVELVQMVVDGVKLLVDMEKRLEKGQSIDDIMPAQK, encoded by the exons ATGCCTTTCGGTGCCACACACAACCAGATGAAGATGAAGTACTCCTCGGAGGCGGAGTACCCGGACCTCACCAAACACAACAATCATATGGCCAAGGTCCTGACTGCTGCCATGTACGAGAAGCTGAGGAGCAAAGAGACACCCAGTGGATTTACTCTGGATGATGTCATTCAGACCGGGGTTGATAACccag GCCACCCCTTCATCATGACTGTGGGCTGCGTCGCCGGTGATGAGGAGACATACGAGGTCTTCAAGGATCTGCTGGACCCCATCATTGAGGACAGACATGGAGGATACAAACCCACAGACAAGCACAAGACCGACCTCAACTCCGCCAACCTGAAG GGTGGAGACGACCTGGACCCCAACTACGTCCTGAGCTCCCGCGTCCGAACAGGCCGCAGCATCCGCGGCTTCTGCCTGCCACCTCACTGCAGCCGAGGAGAGAGACGTGCTGTGGAGTCGCTCTCCATCGAAG CTCTGGCCTCTCTGAGCGGAGACCTGAAGGGCAAATACTACGCTCTGAAGAACATGACCGacgctgagcagcagcagctcatcgacgaccacttcctgtttgacaagccagtgtctcctctgctgctggcctcAGGGATGGCCCGCGACTGGCCCGACGCCAGGGGCATCTG GCACAACGATAACAAGACATTCCTGGTTTGGGTGAATGAGGAGGACCACCTGCGTGTCATCTCTATGCAGAAAGGCGGAAACATGAAGGAGGTGTTCGAACGCTTCTGCACCGGACTCACCAAG attgaGAGCCTGTTCAAGGACAGAGGACACGCTTTCATGTGGAACGAGCACCTGGGCTACGTCCTCACCTGCCCATCTAACCTGGGCACTGGCCTGCGTGCAGGTGTGCACGTGAAGCTGCCCAACATGAGCAAACATGCCAAGTTTGAGGAGGTTCTCAAGAGGATGAGGCTGCAGAAACGTGGAACTG GTGGTGTGGACACGGCCGCTGTGGGCGGAGTGTTTGACATCTCCAACGCTGACAGACTGGGCTTCTCTGAGGTGGAGCTGGTGCAGATGGTGGTGGATGGAGTCAAGCTGCTGGTGGACATGGAGAAGAGGCTGGAGAAGGGCCAGTCCATCGACGACATCATGCCCGCCCAGAAGTAA
- the ckba gene encoding creatine kinase, brain a isoform X1, with protein MSDNIENISEGMAQLTLKGLSAEDEFPDLSQHNNIMAKFLTLEMYMKLRERPTPNGFTIDGVIQTGVDNPGHPFIMTVGCVAGDEETYEVFKDLLDPIIEDRHGGYKPTDKHKTDLNSANLKGGDDLDPNYVLSSRVRTGRSIRGFCLPPHCSRGERRAVESLSIEALASLSGDLKGKYYALKNMTDAEQQQLIDDHFLFDKPVSPLLLASGMARDWPDARGIWHNDNKTFLVWVNEEDHLRVISMQKGGNMKEVFERFCTGLTKIESLFKDRGHAFMWNEHLGYVLTCPSNLGTGLRAGVHVKLPNMSKHAKFEEVLKRMRLQKRGTGGVDTAAVGGVFDISNADRLGFSEVELVQMVVDGVKLLVDMEKRLEKGQSIDDIMPAQK; from the exons ATGTCGGACAACATTGAGAATAT CTCTGAGGGTATGGCCCAGCTGACCCTGAAGGGCCTGTCAGCAGAGGATGAGTTCCCTGATCTCAGTCAGCACAACAACATCATGGCCAAGTTCTTAACCCTGGAAATGTACATGAAGCTGAGAGAGCGGCCTACACCCAACGGCTTCACCATAGATGGTGTCATTCAGACAGGGGTTGATAATCCTG GCCACCCCTTCATCATGACTGTGGGCTGCGTCGCCGGTGATGAGGAGACATACGAGGTCTTCAAGGATCTGCTGGACCCCATCATTGAGGACAGACATGGAGGATACAAACCCACAGACAAGCACAAGACCGACCTCAACTCCGCCAACCTGAAG GGTGGAGACGACCTGGACCCCAACTACGTCCTGAGCTCCCGCGTCCGAACAGGCCGCAGCATCCGCGGCTTCTGCCTGCCACCTCACTGCAGCCGAGGAGAGAGACGTGCTGTGGAGTCGCTCTCCATCGAAG CTCTGGCCTCTCTGAGCGGAGACCTGAAGGGCAAATACTACGCTCTGAAGAACATGACCGacgctgagcagcagcagctcatcgacgaccacttcctgtttgacaagccagtgtctcctctgctgctggcctcAGGGATGGCCCGCGACTGGCCCGACGCCAGGGGCATCTG GCACAACGATAACAAGACATTCCTGGTTTGGGTGAATGAGGAGGACCACCTGCGTGTCATCTCTATGCAGAAAGGCGGAAACATGAAGGAGGTGTTCGAACGCTTCTGCACCGGACTCACCAAG attgaGAGCCTGTTCAAGGACAGAGGACACGCTTTCATGTGGAACGAGCACCTGGGCTACGTCCTCACCTGCCCATCTAACCTGGGCACTGGCCTGCGTGCAGGTGTGCACGTGAAGCTGCCCAACATGAGCAAACATGCCAAGTTTGAGGAGGTTCTCAAGAGGATGAGGCTGCAGAAACGTGGAACTG GTGGTGTGGACACGGCCGCTGTGGGCGGAGTGTTTGACATCTCCAACGCTGACAGACTGGGCTTCTCTGAGGTGGAGCTGGTGCAGATGGTGGTGGATGGAGTCAAGCTGCTGGTGGACATGGAGAAGAGGCTGGAGAAGGGCCAGTCCATCGACGACATCATGCCCGCCCAGAAGTAA